A region of Maniola jurtina chromosome 7, ilManJurt1.1, whole genome shotgun sequence DNA encodes the following proteins:
- the LOC123866611 gene encoding lebercilin isoform X2: MSNQSLNKGDRYVTQRVLSAKTHRVKQLQNQLADAHYHLQELSNENRVLRALQKKQEIALQRYENSNAELPQVLNSHNEEMRIQQSKYKQIKQQYKEAAQKLKERDLQLQQLKDEHQHLLDLSKDRNLLEREKLQAQVMELTAKVQQQNETISMLQRRLALEAKNFRHQLQAEINKHKDTRHDLDLAINNADKLSTIIEMKEKMLSTAASRVVKSPTKGVSVTNMARPISKSGRDASRGNDDRTNVMQLEQNLLAKLCENSRNVSSSLSHEEDTSSSTEPRSRYVSSRTSTSQRTTPSQNQNRNRKDSKSPDDMIELAKTVQDGMADLTIIDDDLTHTTPEEMQKKMEAMKAELMKKIKNNEEPGSRKPSALRRKSIEEAIEEKIEEVVIERPKSRGRRGSTVSFYDSSSSEVNATSTDEGEKREKTVLRRELSITEKKVAGKPIETYCKDIIHDIEKSSKVIDNHMKQFTQTKFNSDKLVEQLQVVDKLNEFVNGGGDIPTEAFTELNDNFKLLTEQAFTVPPVARKRSVSSRRNSRVESRTSLLGDSNMSNQDMLEDLLGKK; encoded by the exons ATGTCCAACCAGTCCCTCAACAAGGGGGACCGCTACGTCACGCAGCGAGTGCTGTCTGCCAAGACGCACAGGGTCAAACAGCTGCAGAACCAGTTGGCTGACGCACACTACCATCTCCAA gaGCTCAGCAACGAAAATCGAGTGTTACGTGCTCTTCAAAAGAAACAAGAAATCGCTTTACAGAG ATACGAGAACTCAAACGCAGAGCTTCCCCAAGTTCTGAACTCCCACAACGAGGAGATGCGTATTCAGCAGAGCAAATACAAGCAAATCAAGCAGCAGTACAAAGAAGCGGCGCAGAAGCTCAAAGAAAGAGATTTACAGCTGCAGCAGTTGAAGGACGAGCATCAGCATTTGCTGGACTTGAGCAAGGACAG GAATCTCCTGGAACGCGAGAAGCTGCAAGCTCAAGTGATGGAACTGACAGCAAAAGTGCAGCAACAGAATGAAACTATAAGCATGCTGCAAAGACGCCTGGCTCTCGAGGCGAAGAACTTCAGGCACCAGCTGCAGGCTGAGATCAACAAACATAAGGACACCAGGCACGACCTGGATCTTGCTATTAATAATGCAGATAAACTATCCACTATCATTGAG ATGAAGGAAAAGATGCTGAGCACAGCGGCGAGCAGAGTGGTTAAGTCTCCCACTAAGGGAGTCTCCGTCACCAACATGGCGCGGCCGATCAGCAAGAGTGGACGAGACGCTAGCAGAGGGAATGACGACCGAACGAAT gtaatgCAATTGGAACAAAATCTTCTAGCAAAACTGTGTGAGAACTCACGTAACGTAAGCAGTTCACTATCACACGAGGAAGACACAAGTTCCTCCACCGAACCTCGCTCACGATATGTTTCTTCCCGAACTTCCACCAGCCAACGCACCACGCCGAGCCAAAACCAAAACCGAAACAGAAAAGACTCAAAGAGTCCAGACGATATGATAGAACTCGCAAAAACCGTACAAGACGGAATGGCTGACCTTACGATCATTGATGATGATCTAACCCATACAACTCCTGAAGAAATGCAGAAAAAAATGGAAGCTATGAAAGCAGAACTGATgaagaaaataaagaataaCGAAGAACCAGGATCGAGAAAGCCGAGTGCGTTGAGAAGGAAATCTATTGAAGAAGCCATTGAAGAAAAAATTGAAGAAGTTGTGATAGAACGACCAAAGTCTAGAGGACGAAGAGGTTCTACTGTCTCTTTCTACGACAGTTCAAGTTCTGAAGTTAACGCAACTAGTACTGACGAAGGAGAGAAAAGAGAGAAAACGGTTTTAAGACGCGAGCTTAGCATCACCGAAAAGAAAGTAGCAGGAAAACCAATTGAAACATACTGCAAAGATATAATACATGATATAGAGAAAAGCAGCAAAGTTATTGATAACCACATGAAACAATTCACTCAAACCAAGTTCAATAGCGATAAATTGGTTGAACAGTTGCAAGTGGTTGATAAATTGAATGAATTTGTCAATGGTGGAGGTGATATACCAACAGAAGCTTTCACTGAACTGAATGATAACTTCAAATTGCTTACAGAACAGGCTTTCACCGTACCTCCTGTTGCAAGGAAACGCTCGGTTTCAAGTAGAAGAAATTCTCGTGTTGAATCCAGGACAAGCTTGCTTGGCGATTCCAATATGAGTAATCAGGATATGCTTGAAGATTTGCTGGGGAAGAAATGA
- the LOC123866611 gene encoding lebercilin-like protein isoform X1, translated as MSVLSLVPEDKQRQRNSLESVYSSNSRLNLLHKRKRLHPLDMSNQSLNKGDRYVTQRVLSAKTHRVKQLQNQLADAHYHLQELSNENRVLRALQKKQEIALQRYENSNAELPQVLNSHNEEMRIQQSKYKQIKQQYKEAAQKLKERDLQLQQLKDEHQHLLDLSKDRNLLEREKLQAQVMELTAKVQQQNETISMLQRRLALEAKNFRHQLQAEINKHKDTRHDLDLAINNADKLSTIIEMKEKMLSTAASRVVKSPTKGVSVTNMARPISKSGRDASRGNDDRTNVMQLEQNLLAKLCENSRNVSSSLSHEEDTSSSTEPRSRYVSSRTSTSQRTTPSQNQNRNRKDSKSPDDMIELAKTVQDGMADLTIIDDDLTHTTPEEMQKKMEAMKAELMKKIKNNEEPGSRKPSALRRKSIEEAIEEKIEEVVIERPKSRGRRGSTVSFYDSSSSEVNATSTDEGEKREKTVLRRELSITEKKVAGKPIETYCKDIIHDIEKSSKVIDNHMKQFTQTKFNSDKLVEQLQVVDKLNEFVNGGGDIPTEAFTELNDNFKLLTEQAFTVPPVARKRSVSSRRNSRVESRTSLLGDSNMSNQDMLEDLLGKK; from the exons ATGTCAGTGCTGAGCCTCGTGCCAGAAGATAAACAACGACAAAG GAATTCTCTCGAGAGCGTTTACAGCAGCAACTCGCGCCTCAATCTGCTGCACAAGCGCAAACGCCTCCACCCTCTCGACATGTCCAACCAGTCCCTCAACAAGGGGGACCGCTACGTCACGCAGCGAGTGCTGTCTGCCAAGACGCACAGGGTCAAACAGCTGCAGAACCAGTTGGCTGACGCACACTACCATCTCCAA gaGCTCAGCAACGAAAATCGAGTGTTACGTGCTCTTCAAAAGAAACAAGAAATCGCTTTACAGAG ATACGAGAACTCAAACGCAGAGCTTCCCCAAGTTCTGAACTCCCACAACGAGGAGATGCGTATTCAGCAGAGCAAATACAAGCAAATCAAGCAGCAGTACAAAGAAGCGGCGCAGAAGCTCAAAGAAAGAGATTTACAGCTGCAGCAGTTGAAGGACGAGCATCAGCATTTGCTGGACTTGAGCAAGGACAG GAATCTCCTGGAACGCGAGAAGCTGCAAGCTCAAGTGATGGAACTGACAGCAAAAGTGCAGCAACAGAATGAAACTATAAGCATGCTGCAAAGACGCCTGGCTCTCGAGGCGAAGAACTTCAGGCACCAGCTGCAGGCTGAGATCAACAAACATAAGGACACCAGGCACGACCTGGATCTTGCTATTAATAATGCAGATAAACTATCCACTATCATTGAG ATGAAGGAAAAGATGCTGAGCACAGCGGCGAGCAGAGTGGTTAAGTCTCCCACTAAGGGAGTCTCCGTCACCAACATGGCGCGGCCGATCAGCAAGAGTGGACGAGACGCTAGCAGAGGGAATGACGACCGAACGAAT gtaatgCAATTGGAACAAAATCTTCTAGCAAAACTGTGTGAGAACTCACGTAACGTAAGCAGTTCACTATCACACGAGGAAGACACAAGTTCCTCCACCGAACCTCGCTCACGATATGTTTCTTCCCGAACTTCCACCAGCCAACGCACCACGCCGAGCCAAAACCAAAACCGAAACAGAAAAGACTCAAAGAGTCCAGACGATATGATAGAACTCGCAAAAACCGTACAAGACGGAATGGCTGACCTTACGATCATTGATGATGATCTAACCCATACAACTCCTGAAGAAATGCAGAAAAAAATGGAAGCTATGAAAGCAGAACTGATgaagaaaataaagaataaCGAAGAACCAGGATCGAGAAAGCCGAGTGCGTTGAGAAGGAAATCTATTGAAGAAGCCATTGAAGAAAAAATTGAAGAAGTTGTGATAGAACGACCAAAGTCTAGAGGACGAAGAGGTTCTACTGTCTCTTTCTACGACAGTTCAAGTTCTGAAGTTAACGCAACTAGTACTGACGAAGGAGAGAAAAGAGAGAAAACGGTTTTAAGACGCGAGCTTAGCATCACCGAAAAGAAAGTAGCAGGAAAACCAATTGAAACATACTGCAAAGATATAATACATGATATAGAGAAAAGCAGCAAAGTTATTGATAACCACATGAAACAATTCACTCAAACCAAGTTCAATAGCGATAAATTGGTTGAACAGTTGCAAGTGGTTGATAAATTGAATGAATTTGTCAATGGTGGAGGTGATATACCAACAGAAGCTTTCACTGAACTGAATGATAACTTCAAATTGCTTACAGAACAGGCTTTCACCGTACCTCCTGTTGCAAGGAAACGCTCGGTTTCAAGTAGAAGAAATTCTCGTGTTGAATCCAGGACAAGCTTGCTTGGCGATTCCAATATGAGTAATCAGGATATGCTTGAAGATTTGCTGGGGAAGAAATGA